Proteins encoded by one window of Vitis vinifera cultivar Pinot Noir 40024 chromosome 10, ASM3070453v1:
- the LOC100257235 gene encoding xyloglucan endotransglucosylase protein 1, translating to MAPCFSLNISSMLLFSVFVSSIMAASAGSFYQDFDLTWGDHRAKILDGEKLLTLSLDKASGSGFQSKKEYLFGKIDMQLKLVSGNSAGTVTAYYLSSQGPTHDEIDFEFLGNLSGDPYILHTNVFTQGKGNREQQFYLWFDPTENFHTYSIIWNLQNIIFLVDNIPIREFKNQESIGVPFPKSQPMRIYSSLWNADDWATRGGLVKIDWSKAPFTASYRNFNAAACLWSHGSSSCASKFTSPVSNIAWQNQGLDAKSRRKLQWVQKNYMIYNYCSDMKRFPGGLPLECRH from the exons ATGGCACCTTGCTTCTCTCTTAACATTTCATCAATGCTTTTATTTTCTGTCTTTGTTAGTTCAATTATGGCTGCTTCTGCAGGTAGTTTCTACCAAGACTTCGACTTAACCTGGGGTGATCATCGTGCAAAAATACTGGATGGAGAAAAGCTTCTCACTCTTTCTCTTGATAAGGCCTCCGGCTCGGGCTTCCAATCCAAAAAGGAGTATCTGTTTGGAAAGATTGACATGCAACTCAAGCTTGTTTCTGGAAATTCTGCAGGCACCGTCACTGCATACTAT TTATCTTCTCAAGGCCCAACACACGACGAGATTGATTTTGAGTTCTTGGGGAACCTTAGCGGAGACCCGTATATTCTCCATACTAATGTGTTTACGCAAGGGAAAGGGAATAGAGAGCAGCAGTTCTACCTCTGGTTTGACCCAACAGAAAATTTTCACACCTACTCTATTATATGGAACCTCCAAAACATCAT CTTCCTAGTAGACAACATCCCAATCAGAGAATTCAAGAATCAAGAATCCATTGGAGTTCCCTTCCCAAAGTCCCAACCCATGAGGATTTACTCAAGCCTGTGGAATGCTGATGACTGGGCAACAAGAGGCGGCCTCGTGAAAATCGATTGGTCTAAGGCTCCCTTCACAGCCTCCTATAGAAACTTCAATGCTGCAGCCTGCCTGTGGTCTCATGGTTCATCATCCTGTGCTTCCAAGTTTACGAGTCCAGTCTCAAATATTGCATGGCAGAACCAAGGATTGGATGCAAAAAGCCGAAGAAAACTTCAATGGGTGCAGAAGAATTACATGATATACAACTATTGTAGTGATATGAAGCGCTTCCCTGGGGGTCTCCCACTGGAATGTCGACATTAA